In one Saccharibacillus brassicae genomic region, the following are encoded:
- a CDS encoding amidohydrolase yields the protein MSGRSASSGVLTPEEWIAIRRHLHQRPELSGEEYETTDYLRAKLARIGVRLVETGLKTGLIAEIGSGAGPIVALRADIDALPIEEATGLPYASIHPGRMHACGHDFHAAALIGAAQRLKLREAELPGTVRLLFQPDEERAKGAQQLIAAGALEGVGAVIGQHNKPDLPVGTVGIAAGPIMAASDGFTVTVKGTATHAAVPEAGIDPIVTAAHLVTALQTITGRSISAQDRAVVSVTQLHAGNTWNVIPDTALLHGTIRSFDESVHARIKARFAEIAGGVAAAFGAEASVRWSGGPPPVVNDAELAELARACADRLGLHVASGITSPASEDFAFYQQKVPGLFLFVGTSGSQEWHHPAFELDDSALPDAAALLADLALGALARLSDKQ from the coding sequence TTGTCTGGGCGCTCCGCGTCTTCGGGCGTGCTGACGCCGGAAGAATGGATCGCGATCCGGCGCCATCTGCACCAACGCCCGGAATTGTCGGGCGAAGAATACGAGACGACCGATTATTTGCGCGCGAAGCTTGCGCGGATCGGCGTCCGCCTCGTCGAGACCGGGCTGAAGACCGGCTTGATCGCCGAGATCGGCAGCGGGGCAGGTCCGATCGTCGCGCTGCGCGCCGATATCGACGCGCTGCCGATCGAAGAAGCGACGGGCCTGCCGTACGCTTCGATCCATCCGGGCAGGATGCATGCCTGCGGGCATGATTTTCATGCCGCGGCGCTGATCGGCGCGGCGCAGCGCCTCAAGCTGCGCGAGGCGGAGCTGCCGGGCACTGTCCGGCTGCTGTTTCAGCCCGACGAAGAACGGGCCAAAGGCGCGCAGCAGCTTATCGCGGCCGGCGCGCTGGAAGGCGTCGGCGCCGTGATCGGCCAGCATAACAAGCCGGATCTGCCGGTCGGTACGGTCGGGATCGCGGCCGGCCCGATCATGGCGGCTTCGGACGGCTTCACGGTGACCGTCAAAGGGACGGCGACGCATGCGGCCGTGCCGGAAGCCGGCATCGATCCGATCGTGACGGCCGCGCATCTGGTGACGGCGCTCCAGACGATTACCGGCCGCAGTATCAGCGCACAGGATCGCGCGGTCGTCAGCGTGACGCAGCTTCACGCCGGCAATACGTGGAACGTCATTCCCGATACGGCCCTGCTGCACGGCACGATCCGTTCGTTCGACGAGTCCGTGCATGCCCGGATCAAGGCGCGCTTCGCGGAGATAGCCGGCGGCGTAGCCGCCGCGTTCGGCGCGGAAGCTTCCGTCCGCTGGAGCGGCGGGCCTCCGCCGGTCGTGAACGACGCGGAACTTGCCGAACTGGCCCGGGCCTGCGCCGACAGGCTCGGCCTGCACGTCGCGAGCGGCATTACTTCGCCGGCCAGCGAAGATTTTGCTTTTTACCAGCAAAAAGTGCCCGGTCTGTTCTTGTTCGTCGGGACGTCGGGCAGTCAGGAATGGCATCACCCGGCGTTCGAGCTGGACGACTCGGCGCTGCCCGATGCCGCCGCCCTGCTGGCCGATCTGGCGCTCGGGGCGTTGGCCCGACTGTCGGACAAGCAGTAA
- a CDS encoding amino acid ABC transporter ATP-binding protein, protein MIELSHISKSFGRQEVLRDISLSVKTGEVVVILGPSGSGKTTLLRCVNYLEKPFGGTIAVGDFRLDCSQAKRGDILKLRRKTAMVFQQYNLFRHKTALENVMEALLVVKRMPAAEARARSAALLDKVGLGDKLNEYPSRLSGGQQQRVGIARALALEPEVILFDEPTSALDPERVGEVLEVIRDIAREGITMIVVTHEMGFARDVANRVVFMDGGVIVEEGTPDDVFQRPREERTRQFLRRITPQANWVI, encoded by the coding sequence ATTTCCAAATCGTTCGGGCGCCAGGAAGTGCTGCGGGACATCAGCCTGAGCGTCAAGACGGGCGAGGTGGTCGTCATTCTCGGGCCGAGCGGATCGGGCAAAACGACTTTGCTGCGCTGCGTGAACTATTTGGAAAAACCGTTCGGCGGCACCATCGCGGTCGGGGATTTCCGGCTGGACTGCTCGCAGGCCAAACGCGGCGATATCCTGAAGCTGCGACGCAAAACGGCGATGGTGTTCCAGCAGTACAATCTGTTTCGCCACAAAACGGCATTGGAGAACGTGATGGAGGCACTGCTCGTCGTCAAAAGAATGCCGGCCGCCGAGGCGCGCGCCCGAAGCGCGGCGCTGCTCGACAAAGTCGGCCTCGGCGACAAGCTGAACGAGTACCCGAGCCGCCTGTCCGGCGGCCAGCAGCAGCGCGTCGGCATCGCCCGGGCGCTTGCGCTCGAACCGGAAGTGATCCTGTTCGACGAGCCGACGTCCGCGCTCGATCCCGAACGGGTCGGCGAAGTGCTGGAAGTCATCCGCGATATCGCCCGCGAAGGCATCACGATGATCGTCGTGACGCACGAGATGGGCTTTGCGCGCGACGTCGCCAATCGCGTCGTGTTTATGGACGGCGGCGTTATCGTCGAGGAAGGTACGCCGGACGACGTATTCCAGCGTCCGCGCGAAGAACGGACCAGGCAGTTTCTGCGCCGCATCACGCCGCAGGCGAACTGGGTCATCTGA